From the Lathyrus oleraceus cultivar Zhongwan6 chromosome 4, CAAS_Psat_ZW6_1.0, whole genome shotgun sequence genome, one window contains:
- the LOC127138494 gene encoding WAT1-related protein At4g28040 isoform X2 has translation MGVLDGYLPVMVMIGLQFHYALLAMFTRAALLDGLTPTVFVVYRQGIATFSLAPIIFSSIKRQSLKTSLGWKSFSLMFMTSLIGVTANQNAYFSGLFYASSTAATAMSNLIPALTFVFAAILGYEKINLRSLRNVAKILGTVCCVSGALTMAFLKGHKLLHMEFFLPDSKHVTASEDDNWILGCLLLLASSVFWSCWMIMQVPISSSCPDHVLSTFWMCLFATIQSAMFALLKEPDLQAWILPSPLQISCSLYAGIGIAVSFFIQSWCISERGPLYCAMFNPLATVITALVAATFLEEKLYVGSLVGAIGVTVGLYIVLWGKAKDFDGTKQELPQSNMVDDERSNRTDLEEPLLAEKSEYVAEIKMEG, from the exons ATGGGTGTTTTAGATGGTTATCTTCCGGTAATGGTTATGATAGGGTTACAGTTTCATTATGCACTGCTTGCCATGTTTACAAGAGCTGCTCTATTAGATGGATTGACTCCAACCGTTTTTGTAGTGTATAGACAAGGCATAGCCACTTTCTCATTGGCACCTATCATCTTTTCATCTATTAAGAG ACAATCTTTGAAGACTTCACTAGGATGGAAGAGTTTCTCTTTGATGTTTATGACCTCTCTTATTGG GGTTACAGCAAATCAGAATGCATATTTTAGTGGATTATTCTATGCATCTTCTACCGCAGCTACTGCTATGAGTAATTTGATACCTGCATTAACTTTTGTATTTGCAGCAATTTTGGG ATATGAGAAAATCAATCTTCGAAGTTTACGAAACGTGGCCAAGATATTAGGGACAGTTTGTTGTGTCAGTGGAGCCTTAACCATGGCGTTTCTCAAAGGACATAAATTGTTACACATGGAGTTCTTTCTTCCTGATTCAAAACATGTCACTGCTAGTGAAGATGATAATTGGATTCTGGGTTGTTTGTTGCTCTTAGCAAGTAGTGTTTTTTGGTCATGTTGGATGATTATGCAGGTTCCGATTTCTTCGTCGTGTCCGGATCATGTATTGTCGACGTTTTGGATGTGTCTTTTCGCTACGATACAGTCTGCTATGTTTGCACTGCTGAAAGAGCCAGATCTTCAAGCATGGATTTTACCTTCACCTTTACAAATTTCATGCAGTTTATATGCA GGAATTGGAATTGCTGTTAGCTTCTTCATTCAATCATGGTGCATATCAGAAAGAGGTCCATTGTATTGTGCAATGTTCAACCCTCTAGCAACTGTTATCACAGCTTTGGTAGCTGCTACGTTCCTAGAAGAAAAGCTATACGTTGGAAG TTTGGTAGGGGCTATTGGGGTGACCGTTGGTTTGTATATTGTCTTATGGGGTAAAGCCAAAGACTTTGATGGGACTAAACAAGAGCTGCCACAATCAAACATGGTGGATGATGAAAGAAGTAATAGAACAGATTTGGAAGAACCACTTCTTGCAGAGAAATCGGAATATGTAGCAGAGATAAAAATGGAGGGCTAA
- the LOC127138494 gene encoding WAT1-related protein At4g28040 isoform X1, with translation MGVLDGYLPVMVMIGLQFHYALLAMFTRAALLDGLTPTVFVVYRQGIATFSLAPIIFSSIKRRQSLKTSLGWKSFSLMFMTSLIGVTANQNAYFSGLFYASSTAATAMSNLIPALTFVFAAILGYEKINLRSLRNVAKILGTVCCVSGALTMAFLKGHKLLHMEFFLPDSKHVTASEDDNWILGCLLLLASSVFWSCWMIMQVPISSSCPDHVLSTFWMCLFATIQSAMFALLKEPDLQAWILPSPLQISCSLYAGIGIAVSFFIQSWCISERGPLYCAMFNPLATVITALVAATFLEEKLYVGSLVGAIGVTVGLYIVLWGKAKDFDGTKQELPQSNMVDDERSNRTDLEEPLLAEKSEYVAEIKMEG, from the exons ATGGGTGTTTTAGATGGTTATCTTCCGGTAATGGTTATGATAGGGTTACAGTTTCATTATGCACTGCTTGCCATGTTTACAAGAGCTGCTCTATTAGATGGATTGACTCCAACCGTTTTTGTAGTGTATAGACAAGGCATAGCCACTTTCTCATTGGCACCTATCATCTTTTCATCTATTAAGAG AAGACAATCTTTGAAGACTTCACTAGGATGGAAGAGTTTCTCTTTGATGTTTATGACCTCTCTTATTGG GGTTACAGCAAATCAGAATGCATATTTTAGTGGATTATTCTATGCATCTTCTACCGCAGCTACTGCTATGAGTAATTTGATACCTGCATTAACTTTTGTATTTGCAGCAATTTTGGG ATATGAGAAAATCAATCTTCGAAGTTTACGAAACGTGGCCAAGATATTAGGGACAGTTTGTTGTGTCAGTGGAGCCTTAACCATGGCGTTTCTCAAAGGACATAAATTGTTACACATGGAGTTCTTTCTTCCTGATTCAAAACATGTCACTGCTAGTGAAGATGATAATTGGATTCTGGGTTGTTTGTTGCTCTTAGCAAGTAGTGTTTTTTGGTCATGTTGGATGATTATGCAGGTTCCGATTTCTTCGTCGTGTCCGGATCATGTATTGTCGACGTTTTGGATGTGTCTTTTCGCTACGATACAGTCTGCTATGTTTGCACTGCTGAAAGAGCCAGATCTTCAAGCATGGATTTTACCTTCACCTTTACAAATTTCATGCAGTTTATATGCA GGAATTGGAATTGCTGTTAGCTTCTTCATTCAATCATGGTGCATATCAGAAAGAGGTCCATTGTATTGTGCAATGTTCAACCCTCTAGCAACTGTTATCACAGCTTTGGTAGCTGCTACGTTCCTAGAAGAAAAGCTATACGTTGGAAG TTTGGTAGGGGCTATTGGGGTGACCGTTGGTTTGTATATTGTCTTATGGGGTAAAGCCAAAGACTTTGATGGGACTAAACAAGAGCTGCCACAATCAAACATGGTGGATGATGAAAGAAGTAATAGAACAGATTTGGAAGAACCACTTCTTGCAGAGAAATCGGAATATGTAGCAGAGATAAAAATGGAGGGCTAA